A single Ascochyta rabiei chromosome 4, complete sequence DNA region contains:
- a CDS encoding Nicotinamidase — translation MSFKPALVVVDVQEDFCPPVSRPKMIVNAASAMLIEQNGALAVTGGRDIVPAINELLAFPFALRVATKDFHPQDHISFASNHPAPNNQPFVSKITIKNPLNSDETHETQLWPDHCVQGTKGAELLPELHVNRVDCIVEKGQDKRVEMYSAFADPFPSPCAQSGLADRLRKAGITDVYVVGLAADYCVRFTALDAQKNGFQTWVVGEATKAVDPSSMEEVYRGYEEAGVKVIGRDDAQIQRIKELAQTQAKHE, via the coding sequence ATGTCGTTTAAGCCGGCACTGGTAGTCGTAGACGTGCAGGAAGACTTCTGTCCTCCAGTGAGTAGACCGAAGATGATTGTGAACGCTGCAAGCGCCATGCTAATCGAGCAGAACGGCGCACTGGCAGTCACAGGTGGTCGCGACATTGTGCCTGCTATCAACGAGCTGTTGGCCTTTCCCTTTGCCCTGCGAGTCGCAACCAAAGACTTCCATCCCCAGGACCACATCTCCTTCGCCTCGAACCACCCTGCGCCCAACAACCAGCCCTTTGTGTCCAAAATCACCATCAAGAACCCACTCAACTCCGATGAGACGCATGAGACACAGCTGTGGCCTGACCACTGTGTGCAAGGTACCAAGGGCGCAGAGCTGCTGCCAGAGCTCCATGTCAACCGCGTGGATTGCATTGTAGAGAAGGGTCAGGACAAGCGCGTGGAGATGTACTCGGCATTTGCAGACCCGTTTCCCAGTCCATGCGCTCAGAGTGGCCTGGCAGACAGGCTGCGCAAGGCAGGCATCACGGACGTCTACGTGGTGGGTCTGGCGGCCGACTACTGCGTGCGGTTTACAGCGCTCGATGCGCAGAAGAACGGCTTCCAGACGTGGGTGGTTGGTGAGGCTACCAAGGCAGTCGATCCGTCATCAATGGAGGAAGTCTACAGAGGCTATGAAGAGGCTGGTGTCAAGGTCATTGGAAGGGATGATGCGCAGATACAGAGGATTAAGGAGCTTGCACAGACGCAGGCTAAGCATGAATAA
- a CDS encoding Pyruvate kinase, translating to MYDASAPLEEDTDDEMPLLEHHWDDDHPPIHSLPAHALSSSMECLSSLTDPVRAYFFPTASGKPRSKSASHVERSPLCSTKTCRESIELLQAPPPSAQANGETKRASLRAVREKRQTAYLLASQAKREGQHRHQLELFRGLSGRDGERSQLPRREKRQINDAEMEKLLAPVQSKLNRLRTTTIPPYNSRINVKYGAQVLKDRLLPVGKHVLALLQREREERRGALEIEICKHIADTYWPSEVVEVSHLRVMEIYRNAVFYEEMEVEPCFGEEVKGG from the exons ATGTATGACGCCTCGGCACCACTCGAAGAAGACACAGACGACGAAATGCCACTGCTTGAACACCACTGGGACGACGATCACCCACCAATACACTCGCTTCCTGCCCACGCTCTCTCATCGTCCATGGAGTGTCTCTCATCCCTCACCGATCCAGTACGAGCCTACTTCTTCCCCACTGCGTCGGGCAAACCGCGCTCGAAGTCTGCAAGCCATGTCGAGCGCTCACCACTTTGTAGCACGAAGACTTGTCGAGAGTCGATCGAGTTACTACAAGCGCCGCCTCCAAGCGCGCAGGCGAACGGGGAGACGAAGAGAGCGAGTCTGCGCGCCGTACGAGAGAAACGGCAAACCGCTTACCTTCTCGCCTCACAAGCTAAGCGCGAGGGCCAGCATCGCCACCAGCTAGAGCTGTTTCGTGGTTTATCCGGCAGAGACGGAGAGCGCAGCCAACTGCCAAGGAGGGAGAAGAGGCAGATCAACGACGCAGAGATGGAGAAGCTGTTAGCCCCTGTTCAGAGCAAGTTGAATCGGTTGAGAACGACGACGATCCCGCCCTACAATTCCCGCATCAACGTCAAGTATGGAGCGCAGGTGCTGAAGGATAGACTTCTGCCTGTTGGCAAGCATGTCTTGGCGCTATTgcaaagagagagagaggagaggCGGGGAGCGCTGGAGATTGAGATTTG CAAGCATATTGCGGACACGTACTGGCCGAGCGAGGTTGTTGAGGTGAGTCATTTGAGGGTCATGGAGATTTACCGCAATGCGGTGTTTTATGAGGAAATGGAGGTGGAACCGTGCTTTGGAGAGGAGGTCAAAGGTGGTTGA
- a CDS encoding Cytochrome c oxidase subunit 4 has product MKTRLQDGLYRADTRSGTGNAAPASGGRGAGLKADRRATSTTRNAKLELFDHASPTSIPRSSPSSTADRPRPPLHSTPIARAMFLQRSAIAAARRAAPAALARRTFTTTFVRRDAKPEATHEKEAGHSANAPSVLEGFKKLEHIKSTEDLLPPGAQPGTVPTDAEQSTGLERLEILGKMQGVDIFDMRPLDASRLGTPEDPIVVNSAGNEQYVGCTGYPVDSHGVLWITLTRDEPQSRCMECGSTYKMHYVGPAEDPHSHDHGHDHHENPYPRPKNMADFLKPEYLHV; this is encoded by the exons ATGAAGACACGACTCCAAGATGGCCTGTACAGGGCAGATACCAGGTCAGGCACCGGAAATGCAGCTCCAGCGAGTGGTGGGCGCGGTGCAGGGCTGAAGGCCGACAGGCGGGCGACGAGCACGACCCGCAATGCCAAGCTCGAGCTCTTCGATCATGCGAGTCCAACGTCAATTCCACGCTCCTCCCCAAGCTCGACCGCCGaccgcccacgcccaccTCTCCACTCCACCCCAATTGCTCGCGCCATGTTCCTCCAGCGCTCTGCCATTGCCGCCGCCAGGCGCGCGGCCcccgccgccctcgcccgccgcaccttcaccaccaccTTTGTGCGCC GCGACGCCAAACCCGAGGCCACCCACGAGAAGGAGGCTGGCCACTCCGCCAACGCCCCCAGCGTCCTCGAGGGCTTCAAGAAGCTCGAGC ACATCAAGAGCACCGAGGACCTGCTCCCCCCCGGTGCCCAGCCCGGTACCGTCCCCACCGACGCCGAGCAGTCGACCGGTCTCGAGCGTCTCGAGATTCTCGGAAAGATGCAGGGCGTCGACATCTTCGACATGAGGCCCCTTGACGCCAGCCGTCTCG GCACCCCAGAGGACCCCATCGTCGTCAACTCTGCCGGTAACGAGCAGTACGTCGGTTGCACCGGCTATCCCGTCGACTCCCACGGCGTACTGTGGATCACC CTCACCCGCGACGAGCCCCAGTCCCGCTGCATGGAGTGCGGATCCACCTACAAGATGCACTACGTCGGCCCTGCCGAGGACCCCCACTCGCACGACCACGGCCACGACCACCACG AAAACCCCTACCCCAGGCCGAAGAACATGGCCGACTTCCTCAAGCCCGAGTACCTGCACGTCTAA
- a CDS encoding Oxysterol-binding protein OBPa, with the protein MPHLPGVHRRKNSLTGSARSSVDESRGDQVTREDETVVDAEQGSMLSHIISQLRPGADLSRVTLPTFILEPRSMLERITNFMAHPETLLPLTKIDDPVQRFVAVTKFYLSGWHIKPPGVKKPLNPILGEIFTGYWDYPDGTKGYYISEQTSHHPPKSSYFFMAPEHNIRIDGTLKPRSKFLGNSAASMMEGIAVLRFLNTGERFFVTQPNIYVRGILFGTMKYELGDHAYVRCPETGMVADIEFKTKGYFSGGYNAIGGYIKDKSGKNLFELSGSWNEDMYIKDLTTGKKELFFDALKTRHTPPKARPLEEQDERESQRLWHDVTEAVKRRDQETATTAKAKIEDRQREETAARNNDNIDWHPQLFRAVKGGPGGPEEGEEDLDWILNSRIDGQTPEEQVKQILQIHSILPGQKPDKQFSIPQRNNSVQQAPAHQQPVVEQQPVHAETAALPPQQQQQPTREPVQQEPQVQQVQQQLAGVDLNKSAPQAETSNGYEPISFSPYQADSAYPPPPAQSQTTETNPPSKLLHSNPASEPTRDDKLRRKDSETHEEDEFHDAHS; encoded by the exons ATGCCGCATCTACCAGGAGTCCACCGGCGCAAGAACTCGCTGACAG GCAGCGCGCGATCCTCCGTCGACGAATCACGGGGCGATCAAGTTACGAGAGAGGACGAGACGGTCGTCGACGCAGAGCAGGGCAGCA TGCTCTCGCACATCATATCACAACTGCGCCCCGGAGCCGACCTGAGTCGAGTCACGCTGCCTACCTTCATCCTCGAGCCACGGTCGATGCTGGAGCGTATCACAAA CTTCATGGCCCACCCCGAGACGCTCCTTCCGCTGACCAAGATTGACGATCCTGTCCAGCGCTTCGTAGCAGTGACCAAGTTCTACCTCAGCGGGTGGCACATCAAACCGCC GGGCGTCAAGAAGCCACTCAATCCCATCCTCGGCGAAATCTTCACTGGCTACTGGGACTACCCTGACGGCACCAAAGGCTACTACATTTCCGAGCAGACGTCGCATCACCCGCCAAAGTCCAGCTACTTCTTCATGGCGCCCGAGCACAACATTCGGATTGATGGCACACTGAAGCCAAGAAGTAAGTTTCTTGGCAACTCCGCGGCGAGTATGATGGAGGGCATTGCTGTGCTGAGGTTTTTGAACACGGGCGAGCGCTT CTTCGTCACACAGCCGAATATCTACGTACGCGGGATACTGTTCGGCACCATGAAATATGAGCTGGGAGACCACGCCTATGTGCGATGTCCTGAGACCGGCATGGTGGCAGATATCGAGTTCAAAACGAAGGGCTACTTCAGCGGTGGCTACAATGCCATTGGTGGGTATATCAAGGATAAGTCGGGCAAGAACCTTTTCGAGCTGTCGGGTTCATGGAATGAGGATATGTACATCAAGGACTTGACG ACTGGCAAGAAGGAGCTCTTCTTTGATGCCTTGAAAACACGGCACACCCCACCGAAAGCACGACCACTGGAAGAGCAGGACGAGCGCGAGTCACAGCGACTTTGGCATGACGTCACCGAGGCTGTAAAGCGCAGAGACCAAGAGACCGCCACCACTGCGAAAGCCAAGATTGAGGACAGGCAAAGAGAGGAAACGGCGGCGAGAAACAACGATAACATCGATTGGCACCCTCAGCTTTTCCGCGCTGTCAAAGGTGGGCCGGGTGGACccgaagaaggagaagaggatCTCGATTGGATCCTCAACTCAAGGAT TGACGGCCAGACACCAGAAGAGCAGGTGAAGCAAATTCTCCAGATCCACAGCATTCTACCAGGCCAGAAGCCGGATAAGCAGTTCAGCATTCCCCAGAGGAACAACAGCGTTCAGCAGGCTCCGGCACACCAGCAACCCGTAGTTGAGCAACAGCCCGTACATGCAGAAACCGCTGCTCTGCCGccacaacagcagcaacaaccgACGCGAGAGCCTGTGCAACAGGAACCACAggtgcagcaggtgcagcagcagctcgcGGGTGTAGACCTGAACAAGTCAGCACCGCAAGCAGAAACAAGCAACGGTTATGAGCCCATCAGCTTCAGCCCCTACCAGGCCGACTCGGCATACCCACCACCACCTGCGCAAAGTCAGACAACCGAAACAAACCCACCAAGCAAACTCTTGCACTCCAACCCAGCGTCCGAACCAACACGAGACGATAAGCTGAGGCGAAAGGACAGTGAGACACATGAGGAGGACGAGTTCCACGACGCGCATTCGTAG